In Hemiscyllium ocellatum isolate sHemOce1 chromosome 20, sHemOce1.pat.X.cur, whole genome shotgun sequence, one genomic interval encodes:
- the gng13b gene encoding guanine nucleotide-binding protein G(I)/G(S)/G(O) subunit gamma-13b: MEDWDIPQFKKEVDSLKYQLSYKREMSSKTIPDFVKWIEEGVPNDPFLNPELMKNNPWVEKGKCAIL; the protein is encoded by the exons ATGGAAGATTGGGACATTCCACAATTCAAGAAGGAAGTGGATAGTCTGAAGTACCAGCTGTCATATAAAAGGGAGATGTCTTCCAAAACAATCCCTGA CTTTGTGAAGTGGATAGAAGAGGGAGTGCCAAACGACCCATTCTTAAACCCAGAATTAATGAAGAACAACCCCTGGGTAGAGAAGGGCAAATGTGCTATACTTTGA